Proteins co-encoded in one Melitaea cinxia chromosome 13, ilMelCinx1.1, whole genome shotgun sequence genomic window:
- the LOC123658882 gene encoding DENN domain-containing protein Crag has protein sequence MDERRVADYFVVAGLPEQPEVLDDSDSGHLKGYSTKAPITDIGVIFPGLGETVPNGYEMLELTPTGLPADLNHGSMRSPECFLCIRRGRDRPPLVDIGVMYDGRERLMADAEMVLVSVGGRLANINNSTAKTFITYRRAHPTAPCNALVVVDVCVIISSRGETPPHAFCMIAKNLNKGLMGSDVFLCYKKSMNRPPLIAYKPEVLFRYPTVDRRSLVFPTSVPLFCLPMGATLELWPNNASQPKPVFSTFVLTVADATDKVYGSAVTFYESYDHTRLTESQAEQLGWRVGASHTTHALHANKCICLLSRWPFSDTFERWLLYILELSWSKEPLNIPIERYITHLLEEVPFPEPRILLQLSPTNPHDRVIVTRRDDQPLVRSGAGFRQLLLNLGPDNCLLILALAITEQKILIHSLRPDTLTAVSEAVSSLLFPFKWQCPYIPLCPLGLAEVLHAPLPYLIGVDSRFFDLYEPPPDVTCVDLDTNNITICESQRHISLKILPKRQARTLRQTLEQLFANIRPSSPIHSSSESKYNGEPTTSLDRDFQKRKKEQTLELKIQEAFLRFMAVTLQGYRSYLIPITKAPTVGTTDPHALFHMDAFLRSRDKTHQRFYALIMRTQMFTRFIEERSFVCDVDQGLTFFDECIERVAGNEPLLALDANNASERTVFVLPPDPPDPEGQYTYTKLVLDERLATRGRETRSLRAAPPAALASAESLADASPMARRTKNEIVAAQRLARKASLSPEAWAKCLLGTCYSLYFLALPCRLILCRGKEHATLRSAYELLERATKLRVPCDEVCYRVMMQLCGIHSLPVLAVQLLFLMKRAGLQPNALTYGYYNRCVLEAEWPQDMPSGSQLLWNKLRVAVLGAARFRQAGAQRAARAVPSAPAGSGTLPRVRTVGGEGADLSALALAEPTRSKSSLDSAPEAAFEALVRRANIVRAAAHARHHQLSATAGILISGIPSDPDLSRTSRPRSNSLGNEETEPIPIAEKRQPIHVSPESPSDLRILTRSESFAGDAQIVQNLQRLSFSSTPNSKPRCSKTLSFPEEPEKEAAAVDDSERIKTSPLNARRVCARTPVLADDPLGALAPPPAPAPPPAPRARPAPAASPAASPGASPKLFHRRASFQDEPDDEPRGKLHRSETAPATVSSGLASFSNTLKINFGRFSPARLSLRKENMKISKAMIENYLSPTSIAGKKSNELLQSGLSSLKSAATSMAKKFDEMKEVISANSTPVKGAIGNATSALTSFITEEDTADISSEFNPDEYASTGGFRRASSDAELACSMERGSLATLLAHLPDNLYPSTQDNAKTTNPAVEVYITSCSQCHQCLSYLYDEDIMAGWAADDSNLNTRCTACGRHTVPLLSAQIIRIGQTQAETLSVPYLNPLVLRKEFESILGREGDSCLAEPEFVESHPIVYWNLVWFLERANIENHLLDLLDPDYSAKYQSSDTLPDADKPTGVRLECTWEGARAEGEAPALYRAWRGRQQPRSRALRALLLTDHDCSKHHSVVLAVLDGLLSNDLSDAIRKLAAWRESTCGNKRYYSYYRDILFLAMAALGEQNIDLVALQGEYARALEQLGAEARARDLPPSPTALCCRHYFKRLRLPALD, from the exons GTGTTATATTCCCCGGTCTCGGCGAAACGGTGCCAAATGGTTACGAGATGTTGGAATTAACGCCTACCGGGTTACCAGCTGACCTGAATCACGGCTCAATGCGATCTCCTGAATGTTTCCTCTGTATAAGGAGGGGTCGAGATAGACCGCCTCTCGTCGATATAG GCGTAATGTACGACGGGAGAGAGAGGCTGATGGCTGATGCGGAGATGGTCCTCGTATCAGTTGGCGGTCGCTTAGCCAATATCAACAATTCTACCGCGAAAACGTTCATAACATATAGGCGTGCTCACCCTACCGCGCCTTGTAACGCGCTTGTCGTTGTCGACGTGTGCGTTATAATCTCGAGTAGGGGGGAAACTCCCCCTCACGCCTTTTGTATGATCGCCAAGAATCTTAATAAAG GACTAATGGGAAGCGATGTGTTCCTTTGCTACAAGAAATCAATGAACCGTCCACCGTTAATAGCTTACAAACCAGAAGTACTATTTAG GTATCCAACGGTTGATCGTCGTAGCTTAGTTTTTCCAACGTCCGTGCCGCTGTTCTGCTTGCCAATGGGTGCCACACTCGAACTTTGGCCTAACAACGCCTCACAGCCGAAACCCGTGTTCTCCACCTTTGTCCTCACAGTGGCTGATGCTACTGATAAG GTATATGGTTCGGCGGTGACATTCTACGAGAGCTACGATCACACTCGACTGACAGAGTCGCAGGCAGAGCAACTGGGCTGGCGAGTGGGCGCCTCGCATACTACGCACGCGCTGCACGCCAACAAATGTATCTGCCTCCTGTCACGCTGGCCCTTCAGCGATACCTTCGAGCGTTGGCTGCTCTACATACTC GAATTGTCATGGAGTAAAGAACCCTTAAACATACCTATAGAACGCTATATAACACACTTGTTAGAAGAAGTTCCGTTTCCAGAGCCGAGAATATTATTGCAG CTTTCCCCGACAAACCCCCACGACCGAGTGATAGTGACCCGTCGTGATGATCAGCCCTTAGTACGCAGTGGAGCGGGCTTCAGACAACTCCTACTAAATCTTGGCCCCGACAACTGCTTACTAATCCTAGCGCTGGCTATCACTGAGCAGAAGATATTGATACATTCATTAAG gCCCGACACACTGACAGCTGTGTCTGAGGCAGTTTCGAGTCTGCTGTTTCCGTTCAAATGGCAGTGTCCATATATACCTCTCTGTCCactag GCTTAGCAGAAGTACTTCACGCGCCGCTACCATACCTAATAGGCGTTGACTCCAGGTTCTTCGACCTGTACGAGCCGCCTCCCGACGTCACGTGTGTCGACTTAGACACTAATAATATTACT ATATGTGAATCCCAACGGCACATCTCATTAAAAATTCTACCGAAGCGACAAGCGAGGACGCTGCGACAAACACTTGAGCAGTTATTCGCTAATATACGCCCCT CTTCGCCCATCCATTCTTCGAGCGAGAGTAAATATAATGGTGAACCCACGACAAGCTTAGATCGAGACTTccagaaaagaaagaaagag CAAACATTGGAGTTAAAAATCCAAGAAGCGTTTCTCCGTTTCATGGCTGTGACACTCCAAGGCTACCGCAGCTACCTCATACCGATCACCAAGGCACCCACAGTTGGGACTACGGACCCACATGCCCTGTTTCACATGGACGCCTTTTTGAGGTCTAGAGATAAG ACGCACCAGAGGTTCTACGCGCTAATAATGCGCACGCAGATGTTCACTCGCTTCATCGAGGAGCGGTCGTTCGTGTGCGACGTGGACCAGGGGCTCACGTTCTTTGACGAGTGCATCGAGCGCGTGGCCGGCAACGAGCCGCTGCTCGCCCTCGACGCGAACAACGCCTCCGAGCGCACGGTCTTCGTGCTACCGCCCGACCCGCCCGACCCCG AGGGTCAGTACACTTACACCAAGTTAGTGCTGGACGAGCGGCTAGCGACGCGCGGCCGCGAGACGCGCTCcctgcgcgccgcgccgcccgccgcgctcgCCTCCGCGGAGTCGCTGGCCGACGCCTCGCCCATGGCGCGCCGCACCAAGAACGAGATCGTCGCCGCGCAGCG GTTAGCACGTAAAGCAAGTCTGTCACCCGAGGCGTGGGCCAAATGTCTTCTCGGCACTTGTTATTCACTATACTTCCTTGCCCTGCCGTGTCGCCTAATACTCTGCCGGGGCAAGGAACACGCGACCCTTCGCAGCGCCTATGAACTTCTAGAGCGAGCTACTAAACTACGAGTGCCTTGCGACGAG GTGTGCTACAGAGTGATGATGCAGCTATGCGGTATACACTCGCTGCCAGTACTAGCGGTGCAACTGTTGTTTCTAATGAAGAGAGCGGGTTTGCAGCCCAATGCCCTCACATACGGCTATTACAACAGATGCGTGCTCGAAGCGGAGTGGCCGCAAGATATGCCAAG CGGGTCGCAGCTGCTGTGGAACAAGCTGCGCGTGGCGGTGCTGGGCGCGGCGCGGTTCCGCCAGGCGGGCGCGCAgcgggcggcgcgcgccgtGCCCAGCGCACCCGCCG GTTCAGGAACGTTGCCCAGAGTACGCACGGTGGGTGGGGAAGGTGCGGATTTATCTGCACTAGCATTGGCTGAACCCACACGAAGTAAATCTAGTCTCGATTCCG CGCCGGAGGCGGCGTTCGAGGCGCTCGTGCGGCGCGCCAACATCGTGCGCGCGGCGGCGCACGCGCGCCACCACCAGCTGTCCGCGACCGCCGGCATCCTCATCTCGG gtaTACCGTCCGATCCCGACTTGTCTAGAACGTCCAGGCCTAGAAGTAATTCTTTAGGAAACGAAGAGACTGAACCTATTCCGATAGCAGAAAAAAGACAG CCGATCCATGTAAGCCCAGAGAGCCCGTCAGATTTAAGGATTTTGACAAGATCCGAAAGTTTTGCTGGCGACGCCCAAATAGTTCAAAACTTACAAAGGCTATCCTTCTCTA GTACACCGAATTCTAAACCTCGATGTTCGAAGACGTTAAGTTTCCCCGAGGAGCCAGAGAAAGAAGCGGCAGCTGTGGATGATTCGGAGAGAATAAAAACATCGCCACTCAA CGCCCGCAGGGTGTGCGCGCGCACGCCGGTGCTGGCGGACGACCCGCTGGGCGCGCtggcgccgccgcccgcgcccgccccgCCGCCCGCCCCCCGCGCCCGccccgcgcccgccgccagcCCCGCCGCCAGCCCCGGCGCCAGCCCCAAGCTGTTCCACCGCCGCGCCTCCTTCCAGGACGAGCCCGACGACGAGCCGCGCGG GAAACTGCACAGGAGCGAGACCGCGCCCGCCACCGTGTCATCCGGCCTCGCCAGCTTCTCCAACACGCTCAAGATAAACTTCGG ACGCTTTTCGCCCGCGAGACTGTCATTGCGCAAGGAAAACATGAAAATCAGCAAGGCCATGATTGAGAACTACCTCAG CCCTACGAGCATAGCCGGTAAGAAGTCGAACGAGCTACTACAAAGCGGTCTTAGCAGTCTTAAGTCGGCGGCGACCAGTATGGCGAAGAAATTCGATGAAATGAAAGAAGTTATATCGGCAAACTCGACACCGGTCAAAGGTGCCATTGGTAACGCAACAAGCGCCCTGACCAGTTTTATCACTGAGGAGGATACAGCTGATATTTCGTCCGAGTTCAATCCAGATG AGTACGCGTCGACGGGTGGCTTCCGGCGGGCGTCCAGTGACGCGGAGCTGGCGTGCAGCATGGAGCGCGGCTCGCTGGCCACGCTCCTGGCGCACCTGCCGGACAACCTCTACCCCTCCACT CAGGACAACGCGAAGACTACAAATCCGGCAGTAGAGGTGTATATAACTTCGTGCTCGCAGTGCCATCAGTGTCTGTCCTACCTGTATGATGAAGATATCATGGCGGGTTGGGCGGCCGACGACTCCAACCTCAATACGCGCTGCACCGCGTGCGGACGACACACCGTGCCACTGCTCTCCGCTCAG ATAATACGAATAGGACAAACGCAAGCAGAAACGTTGAGCGTGCCTTACTTAAATCCATTGGTGCTGAGGAAAGAATTCGAATCAATTTTAG GTAGAGAAGGCGATTCCTGTCTAGCCGAACCAGAGTTTGTAGAATCACACCCGATAGTGTATTGGAACCTAGTTTGGTTCTTAGAACGTGCCAATATCGAGAATCACCTGCTCGACTTGCTGGATCCCGACTACTCAGCGAAGTATCAGAGCTCTGACACATTGCCCGATGCGGACAAACCTActg GCGTGCGGCTGGAGTGCACGTGGGAGGGCGCGCGCGCGGAGGGCGAGGCGCCGGCGCTGTACCGCGCCTGGCGCGGCCGCCAGCAGCCGCGCTCGCGGGCcttgcgcgcgctgctgctcacCGACCACGACTGCTCCAAGCACCACTC